One window from the genome of Bdellovibrio sp. NC01 encodes:
- a CDS encoding Gfo/Idh/MocA family protein yields MSKLRGAVVGVGYLGTFHAQKYKNNPNVELVGVCDAFPAQADKVAAELGVKSFHRPQDLIGQVDLVTIAASTLSHFEVAKMFLQNGVHVNVEKPITATVPQAEELVALAEKNNLKLAVGHIERFNPSVNELKKHLRNVRTIELVRTAPYKTRGADVSVLHDLMIHDMDLLYFLSDSEIDSVIASGTKLISQELDTCSASFKMKNGIMGIITVSRVATNPQRSVRIVQDDATIFANTGIHELEMVQKGDGTPENLTKVTKWTVNKEDALQKETDAFIAAVMNNTAPVVTGLDGLKALRAIETIEKLVTK; encoded by the coding sequence ATGAGTAAACTTCGCGGCGCCGTTGTTGGCGTAGGTTATCTAGGCACGTTTCACGCTCAGAAATATAAAAATAATCCGAACGTGGAATTGGTAGGGGTGTGTGATGCATTCCCAGCTCAAGCTGACAAAGTCGCTGCAGAGTTGGGCGTAAAAAGTTTCCATCGTCCCCAAGACCTTATCGGTCAAGTGGACTTGGTGACTATTGCAGCCAGCACTTTGAGTCACTTCGAAGTTGCAAAAATGTTTTTGCAAAATGGCGTTCACGTAAACGTTGAAAAGCCAATCACAGCAACTGTGCCGCAAGCTGAAGAGCTTGTGGCCTTGGCTGAAAAAAATAATTTAAAATTGGCAGTGGGACATATCGAAAGATTCAATCCTTCTGTGAATGAATTAAAAAAACATCTTCGCAACGTGCGCACGATTGAGCTTGTAAGAACAGCTCCGTACAAAACACGTGGCGCTGATGTCAGTGTGCTTCACGACTTAATGATTCATGATATGGATCTTTTGTATTTCCTAAGTGACAGCGAAATTGATTCTGTGATCGCTTCGGGAACGAAGTTGATTTCTCAAGAATTAGATACATGCTCAGCCTCTTTCAAAATGAAAAATGGCATCATGGGTATTATCACTGTCAGCCGTGTGGCGACGAATCCACAAAGATCTGTGCGCATCGTTCAAGATGATGCCACGATCTTTGCAAACACAGGTATCCACGAGCTTGAAATGGTTCAAAAGGGTGATGGCACTCCAGAGAATCTGACTAAAGTGACGAAATGGACTGTAAATAAAGAAGATGCTCTTCAAAAAGAAACTGATGCCTTCATCGCGGCTGTTATGAATAACACAGCACCCGTCGTGACAGGTCTTGATGGCTTGAAAGCTCTTCGTGCAATTGAAACTATCGAAAAGCTAGTAACAAAGTAG
- the lpxA gene encoding acyl-ACP--UDP-N-acetylglucosamine O-acyltransferase, with translation MAKNIHPSSVIGPDVEIADDVEIGPYCLIQGKVKIGKGTFVEGHVTLGTRHGILEIGENNHFSPGAVIGGAPQDISYKGEPTSLIIGNNNTFREFSTVNLATSKHDKKTEIGNNCYFMSYTHIGHDCKIGNNVIIANDSHLGGHCIIEDGVNIGGVCAFNQFVRVGRGAFVAGSSAINKDILPFSRAQGNYAMVRATNKIGLSRKGYSREEVANVHKAIRIMIMGSHSVDEGVARIQQECTMSENIEYFLNFIKTSKRGLAIDRSPKGWQDDE, from the coding sequence ATGGCAAAAAATATTCATCCAAGCAGCGTTATTGGTCCTGATGTAGAAATCGCAGACGATGTTGAAATCGGTCCTTATTGCTTGATCCAAGGTAAAGTAAAAATCGGTAAAGGCACGTTCGTAGAAGGCCATGTTACTTTGGGAACTCGTCACGGTATTCTAGAGATTGGTGAAAACAATCACTTCAGCCCAGGAGCCGTTATCGGTGGTGCTCCTCAAGATATCTCTTACAAGGGCGAACCGACTTCTTTGATTATTGGTAACAACAACACATTCCGTGAATTTTCGACTGTGAATCTTGCGACAAGCAAACACGATAAGAAAACTGAAATCGGCAACAACTGCTATTTCATGTCTTACACGCACATCGGTCACGATTGCAAAATTGGTAACAACGTTATCATCGCCAATGACTCGCACTTGGGTGGTCACTGTATCATCGAAGACGGCGTGAACATCGGTGGTGTTTGTGCCTTCAATCAATTCGTTCGCGTAGGTCGCGGTGCTTTCGTTGCCGGTTCCTCTGCAATCAATAAAGACATCCTGCCGTTCTCTCGCGCACAAGGTAACTACGCAATGGTGCGTGCGACGAACAAAATCGGTTTGTCACGTAAAGGCTACTCTCGTGAAGAAGTGGCAAACGTACATAAAGCAATTCGTATCATGATTATGGGCTCGCACTCAGTTGATGAGGGTGTTGCTCGTATTCAACAAGAATGCACAATGAGTGAAAACATTGAGTACTTCTTGAACTTCATCAAAACTTCAAAACGTGGACTTGCAATCGACAGAAGTCCAAAAGGTTGGCAAGACGATGAGTAA
- the lpxK gene encoding tetraacyldisaccharide 4'-kinase: protein MKIYLRPLSYLYDKVVGVKNSLYDKGVITTYNAPVPVISIGNLTVGGTGKTPLTDFCIKHLVKAGKKVAVISRSYRADAESPCWVDVSHPFGARYYGDEPLLLAQANPEVAVYVGPSKWQTAEYAVSKKPYDVLIVDDGFQHRKLKRDLNIVILDATESLANYEVVPEGRAREGWAGLDRADIILLTKCNLAEEAHLKALEARLPKDKEVLYFGYELQKFSNPVENKKITRAEMQGKKVFLVSAIARPDVFEKMMREIGEVSKKSLAFRDHHQYTPADVRNIVAEFEKSGADYLVTTEKDAVKLRPLMAKSPALWSAHLEVSEIGKKGRLDEIIGQILR from the coding sequence ATGAAGATCTATTTACGTCCTCTTTCATATTTGTATGACAAGGTTGTGGGAGTGAAGAACTCACTCTACGACAAGGGCGTGATAACAACTTACAATGCTCCAGTTCCTGTTATTTCTATTGGAAATTTGACTGTCGGTGGAACGGGTAAAACTCCACTGACGGATTTCTGTATTAAACATTTAGTTAAAGCCGGTAAGAAGGTGGCGGTCATTAGTCGCTCTTATCGTGCGGATGCTGAATCACCTTGTTGGGTCGATGTCAGTCATCCATTCGGTGCGCGCTATTATGGCGATGAACCACTGCTGTTGGCACAGGCAAATCCCGAAGTCGCAGTTTATGTGGGGCCTAGTAAATGGCAGACGGCTGAATATGCAGTTTCTAAAAAGCCTTACGATGTTTTGATTGTGGATGATGGTTTCCAGCACCGCAAATTGAAACGTGATTTGAATATTGTGATTTTAGATGCCACAGAATCTTTGGCAAACTATGAAGTCGTGCCTGAAGGACGTGCGCGCGAAGGTTGGGCCGGTCTTGATCGCGCCGACATCATCTTACTAACAAAATGCAACTTGGCTGAAGAAGCACATTTGAAAGCCTTGGAAGCGCGTCTGCCGAAAGATAAAGAAGTTCTTTATTTCGGCTATGAATTACAGAAGTTTTCTAATCCCGTTGAAAACAAAAAAATCACTCGCGCGGAAATGCAGGGTAAAAAAGTTTTCCTGGTATCAGCAATTGCTCGTCCTGATGTGTTTGAAAAAATGATGCGTGAAATTGGTGAAGTTTCTAAAAAAAGCTTAGCATTCCGTGATCACCATCAGTACACGCCAGCAGACGTTCGCAATATCGTGGCTGAATTTGAAAAATCAGGTGCTGATTATCTGGTTACGACAGAAAAAGATGCTGTGAAGCTTCGTCCGTTGATGGCGAA
- a CDS encoding OmpH family outer membrane protein — translation MKKIVVVLGALLMATAAHAESKIGFVDMQKAIQSTSAGKKAKAELEGEFNKKKKDLEKKEADLKKMGEDLEKKKSVLSEEALGKKQAEFQEEMLKYRDVVGKSQVEIQKKERDLTAPILDKMKKVIAKIAKEKGYTLVMENNQAILFATPDSDLTDEVIKAYEKEK, via the coding sequence ATGAAAAAAATCGTTGTTGTGTTGGGCGCGCTATTGATGGCAACTGCAGCACATGCTGAATCTAAGATCGGTTTCGTTGATATGCAAAAAGCTATTCAATCAACTTCTGCTGGTAAAAAAGCAAAAGCTGAATTGGAAGGCGAGTTCAACAAAAAGAAAAAAGATCTTGAGAAAAAAGAAGCTGATTTGAAAAAAATGGGTGAAGACCTAGAAAAGAAAAAATCAGTTCTTTCTGAAGAAGCACTTGGCAAAAAACAAGCTGAGTTCCAAGAAGAGATGTTGAAGTATCGTGACGTTGTCGGCAAAAGCCAGGTTGAAATCCAAAAAAAGGAAAGAGACCTAACAGCTCCGATTCTTGATAAAATGAAAAAAGTGATCGCTAAGATCGCAAAAGAAAAAGGCTACACGCTTGTGATGGAAAACAATCAAGCGATCTTGTTCGCAACACCTGACAGTGATTTGACAGATGAAGTGATCAAGGCCTACGAAAAAGAGAAATAG
- the lpxB gene encoding lipid-A-disaccharide synthase, with product MDQVLFVAAEASSVTYAQRILEAWKKQGRKIHAFGVGSQAMEDLGFERLGKSEEMAVVGAAEIIQHFGLLKGVFNSLVAEAEKRRPKVAIVMDYPEFNLMLAKKLHAMGIPVVYYISPQVWAWRKGRVETIKKYCKEVFVLFPFEVKFYEEHGVPCEFVGHPLLDEFDDRLTDDAAYLKTHRNQCGIRDDEIVLGLMPGSRRLELKQHFQIQLDAARILSKKYPNLKVLILTAPTFSKEQMQDYLEDFRLPYILLKDEPFRMIHLVDMMLVASGTATLQVGLLKKPMVIMYRMKWLTGLIAKLVVRGTKYFGLVNLILNKEAVPERFQGDVTPEKIAALLEQYIVDPEYKAKVVNDLAQIRPYLGDKGATQRVVAALDKYIKA from the coding sequence ATGGATCAAGTTCTCTTTGTCGCAGCCGAAGCATCCAGCGTCACATATGCACAACGCATTTTGGAAGCGTGGAAAAAGCAGGGTCGTAAGATCCATGCCTTCGGTGTCGGCAGCCAAGCAATGGAAGACCTGGGCTTTGAACGCCTAGGCAAATCTGAAGAGATGGCTGTTGTCGGTGCGGCAGAGATCATCCAACACTTCGGCTTATTAAAAGGCGTATTTAACAGCCTTGTCGCTGAAGCGGAAAAGCGCAGACCTAAAGTTGCAATCGTTATGGATTACCCAGAGTTCAACTTGATGCTTGCAAAAAAATTGCACGCGATGGGTATTCCGGTTGTTTATTATATTTCTCCGCAAGTATGGGCATGGCGCAAGGGTCGTGTTGAAACGATCAAAAAATACTGCAAAGAAGTATTCGTTCTTTTCCCATTTGAAGTGAAATTTTACGAAGAGCATGGCGTGCCTTGTGAGTTCGTCGGTCATCCGCTGTTGGATGAATTCGATGATCGTTTGACGGATGATGCGGCTTACTTGAAAACTCATCGTAACCAATGTGGTATTCGTGATGACGAAATCGTGTTGGGCTTGATGCCGGGCAGTCGTCGTTTGGAATTGAAACAGCACTTCCAGATTCAGTTGGATGCAGCTCGTATTCTTTCTAAAAAATATCCGAACTTAAAAGTTTTGATTTTGACGGCACCAACATTCTCGAAAGAACAGATGCAAGATTATTTGGAAGACTTCCGTCTGCCTTATATCTTGTTAAAGGACGAACCATTCCGCATGATCCACTTGGTGGACATGATGCTGGTGGCTTCGGGGACAGCGACTTTGCAAGTGGGTTTGTTGAAAAAACCAATGGTCATCATGTACCGGATGAAATGGCTGACAGGTTTGATTGCAAAACTTGTGGTGCGTGGGACGAAGTACTTCGGTCTTGTAAATCTGATCTTGAACAAAGAAGCGGTGCCTGAAAGATTCCAAGGTGATGTAACGCCTGAAAAAATCGCAGCTCTTCTTGAACAATACATTGTTGATCCTGAATACAAAGCGAAAGTCGTCAACGATTTGGCGCAGATTCGTCCGTACTTAGGCGACAAAGGTGCAACTCAACGTGTGGTTGCGGCTTTGGATAAATATATTAAGGCTTAA
- a CDS encoding OmpH family outer membrane protein, translating into MNKMILSLCVILATGAAKAAETKVGFVDVPKAIQATSAGKKAKAELEGQFNKKKKELEKKEADLKKMGEDLDKKKSVLSEEALRTKQAEFQGEMMKFRDEVGKSQAEIQKKQQEMTAPILEKMQKTITKVAQEKGYTLVLQNTQGVLYATPDSDLTDDVIKAYEKEK; encoded by the coding sequence ATGAACAAAATGATTCTTTCTTTGTGTGTGATTCTAGCAACAGGCGCGGCAAAAGCAGCAGAAACGAAAGTGGGTTTCGTGGACGTTCCTAAAGCAATCCAAGCAACTTCAGCTGGTAAAAAGGCTAAGGCTGAATTGGAAGGCCAGTTCAATAAAAAGAAAAAAGAACTAGAGAAAAAAGAAGCTGATCTTAAAAAGATGGGCGAAGACCTAGACAAGAAAAAGTCTGTGCTTTCAGAGGAAGCTTTGCGTACGAAGCAAGCTGAATTCCAAGGCGAAATGATGAAGTTCCGTGATGAAGTTGGTAAGAGCCAAGCTGAAATCCAAAAGAAGCAGCAAGAGATGACTGCTCCGATCTTGGAGAAGATGCAAAAAACTATCACGAAAGTTGCTCAAGAGAAGGGCTACACACTTGTATTGCAAAACACACAGGGCGTTCTTTATGCAACACCTGACTCAGATCTAACTGATGATGTGATCAAAGCTTACGAAAAAGAGAAATAG
- the bamA gene encoding outer membrane protein assembly factor BamA: protein MAAPKTKKSSQKTAEVVDTSNLPSGLTIKSIEITGNRKIEKDAIIAKLVSKVNEEYSAKNVREDVEQLFKMGYFNDIEVSRNVSGKDVSVTYKVLEKPSIAEIAYEGNSEIKAEDIAEATGIKAYQLLNMPKVKEAVEKVQKLYEDKGFFLAKVEAEVQVIKADETVRLVFKIRENDKVKVKKITFLGNKALTSRDLKSRMLTQEGGFFSGLSGSGQYKQEMFERDVQILRFAYYNQGYVQAKVDRPQVTVTPDKKNIYISIHIEEGEQYSVGDVDFAGDILFPKEELFQAIQIDKNGVFAYDVLQKDISELTAKYGDLGYAYANVIPRTRFNDKDRKVDLVFEFDKGNKVYFGKINVVGNSKTRDKVVRRELQVHEGELYNETRRRKSLENIQRLGFFEEVNFKTSVDPDHTEVMNVDINVKERNTGQIQLGAGYGTSQGFTLQGSVNQSNFLGKGQNLGASLNLSGTGSYYSLSFTEPYVNDTLWSAGADVYRSANSARLDYEENHTGAAVRFGHPVAENTRGYLRFKYDKSELDPTYDSNGKLITDYDLFPLDSASGEMASVTASIEYDTRNDRFSPTKGIFASASYEYAGLAGTIKFNRASGTFRFFKNLFWDVTWRNSLQYAQIAAVDGGSVPFNELYLLGGPYSLRGYRSYRVGKMKYSNKIHCDLTACPGAQNPSNPPVPEPYATQQSWRFYGGTQQAMYQTELQFPLVREAQIYGAGFFDIGAADDVLEAGNFFSDVGFGIRWYSPIGVLRFEWGFPLNRDPVYHDATVFEFSIGPSF from the coding sequence ATGGCTGCGCCAAAGACCAAAAAATCATCCCAAAAAACGGCCGAGGTTGTGGATACTTCCAATCTTCCTTCCGGCTTAACTATCAAATCCATCGAGATCACTGGCAACCGTAAGATCGAAAAAGATGCGATCATCGCGAAACTCGTTTCGAAAGTGAACGAAGAATATTCTGCGAAGAATGTGCGCGAAGATGTCGAGCAACTTTTCAAGATGGGTTATTTCAACGACATCGAAGTCAGTCGAAATGTTTCAGGCAAAGATGTGTCTGTAACTTACAAAGTTTTGGAAAAACCTTCGATCGCCGAAATCGCATACGAAGGTAATAGCGAAATTAAAGCGGAAGACATCGCTGAGGCGACGGGTATCAAAGCGTACCAACTTTTGAACATGCCGAAAGTAAAAGAAGCGGTTGAGAAAGTTCAAAAGCTTTACGAAGACAAAGGTTTCTTCTTGGCGAAAGTAGAAGCTGAAGTGCAAGTGATCAAAGCGGATGAAACAGTTCGCTTGGTTTTCAAAATTCGTGAAAACGATAAAGTGAAAGTAAAGAAGATCACTTTCCTTGGTAACAAAGCTTTGACGTCTCGTGATTTGAAATCTCGTATGTTGACTCAAGAAGGCGGCTTCTTCTCGGGACTGAGCGGTTCTGGTCAATACAAGCAAGAGATGTTCGAACGTGACGTGCAAATCTTGCGTTTTGCGTACTACAATCAAGGTTACGTGCAAGCCAAAGTCGATCGTCCCCAAGTGACGGTGACTCCGGATAAGAAAAACATCTACATCTCTATTCATATCGAAGAGGGCGAGCAATATTCAGTCGGCGACGTTGATTTCGCGGGCGACATCTTGTTCCCGAAAGAGGAATTGTTCCAAGCCATTCAAATCGATAAAAACGGCGTCTTTGCTTACGATGTTCTTCAAAAAGACATCAGTGAGTTGACGGCGAAGTACGGTGACTTGGGTTACGCTTACGCCAACGTTATCCCAAGAACGCGTTTCAACGACAAAGATCGCAAAGTGGATCTTGTGTTTGAATTCGACAAAGGTAACAAAGTTTACTTCGGTAAAATCAACGTTGTTGGTAACTCGAAAACTCGCGATAAAGTTGTGCGCCGTGAATTACAAGTTCATGAGGGCGAACTTTATAACGAAACTCGTCGTCGTAAATCTTTAGAAAATATCCAACGTCTTGGTTTTTTCGAAGAAGTGAATTTTAAAACTTCCGTAGATCCTGATCACACAGAAGTGATGAACGTGGATATCAACGTGAAAGAACGTAACACAGGACAAATCCAATTGGGTGCTGGTTACGGTACGTCTCAAGGTTTCACACTTCAAGGTTCCGTGAACCAATCCAACTTCTTGGGTAAAGGTCAAAACCTTGGTGCGTCTTTGAACTTAAGCGGTACGGGTAGTTACTACAGTTTGTCGTTCACAGAACCGTACGTGAACGATACGTTGTGGTCTGCGGGCGCCGATGTGTATCGCAGTGCCAACTCCGCTCGTCTTGACTACGAAGAAAATCACACAGGTGCGGCTGTTCGTTTCGGTCACCCGGTGGCGGAAAACACTCGCGGTTACTTGCGTTTCAAATACGACAAATCTGAATTGGATCCGACATATGATTCAAACGGTAAGTTGATCACGGACTACGATCTGTTCCCATTGGATTCAGCATCGGGCGAGATGGCTTCTGTGACGGCATCGATCGAGTACGATACGCGTAATGACCGTTTCTCTCCGACAAAAGGTATTTTTGCGAGTGCTTCTTACGAGTACGCGGGTCTTGCGGGAACTATTAAGTTCAATCGTGCCAGCGGTACATTCCGTTTCTTTAAGAATTTGTTCTGGGATGTCACATGGAGAAACTCATTGCAGTATGCGCAAATCGCAGCTGTGGATGGTGGCTCTGTGCCGTTCAATGAATTGTACTTACTGGGTGGACCGTACTCACTACGTGGTTACCGTTCATACCGTGTCGGTAAAATGAAATACTCAAATAAAATCCATTGTGATTTGACGGCGTGTCCTGGGGCGCAGAATCCATCAAATCCTCCGGTGCCAGAACCGTACGCGACTCAGCAGTCATGGCGTTTCTACGGTGGTACGCAACAAGCGATGTATCAGACCGAGTTGCAGTTCCCACTTGTTCGTGAAGCACAAATTTACGGCGCAGGTTTCTTCGATATCGGTGCGGCGGATGACGTTCTTGAAGCGGGCAACTTCTTCTCTGACGTTGGTTTCGGTATTCGCTGGTACTCGCCAATCGGGGTGTTACGCTTCGAGTGGGGGTTCCCACTCAATCGCGATCCTGTGTACCACGATGCGACTGTGTTCGAGTTCTCTATCGGACCTAGCTTCTAG